A single genomic interval of Nocardioides nitrophenolicus harbors:
- a CDS encoding FAD-dependent oxidoreductase → MDQHYDVVVLGSGAAGLTAALAAAHSGARVALVEKADKVGGTTALSSAVVWLPANRYGRAAGVTDSREAGLAYLESLSHGLILPELAEAFVDTVDELTDWLEESTPSHFQLVAGFPDYHPEHPGGMPGGGRSIEPRLFSFDALPGWADRVVGTPRRMNVSDTPTGGGTGVIDAEELARREAAGLEGLGRALVGSLLAGCLERGVTVRTGARATRLLTEHGQVTGVEVEADDGPATIGAGAVVLATGGFEYDDDLVRDFLRGPMRRPAGVPTNTGDGLRMAMRLGAALGNMREAWWVPVVELPGERADGGNNVFLILRERTLPGSLIVNDQGRRFTNEAANYNALGGAFHAFDPSSFRYQNQPCWLVFHHGFATRYGCFGNAPGAPVPDFVERADTLAELAVTIGVPPDALEATVRRWNDQVGEGRDSDFGRGDSAYDGWCGDRSRYPGRAATLGALDEAPYYAVPLVSSTLGTKGGPRTDVDGRVLDVDGAVIPGLFAAGNVMAAPTGMVYGGAGGTLGPAMVFGYRAGRAASAVARTAVRAEQAS, encoded by the coding sequence AAGGTCGGCGGGACCACCGCACTGTCGAGCGCCGTGGTCTGGCTGCCCGCCAACCGCTACGGCCGCGCGGCCGGGGTGACCGACTCCCGCGAGGCCGGGCTCGCCTACCTCGAGTCCCTGTCCCACGGCCTGATCCTCCCCGAGCTCGCCGAGGCCTTCGTCGACACCGTCGACGAGCTGACCGACTGGCTCGAGGAGAGCACGCCCTCCCATTTCCAGCTGGTCGCCGGCTTCCCCGACTACCACCCCGAGCATCCCGGCGGGATGCCCGGCGGCGGCCGGTCGATCGAGCCCCGGCTGTTCTCGTTCGACGCCCTGCCCGGCTGGGCCGACCGCGTGGTCGGGACGCCCCGCCGGATGAACGTGTCCGACACCCCCACCGGCGGCGGCACCGGCGTGATCGACGCCGAGGAGCTCGCCCGCCGCGAGGCCGCCGGGCTGGAGGGCCTCGGCCGGGCACTCGTCGGCAGCCTGCTGGCCGGGTGTCTGGAGCGCGGCGTGACGGTCCGGACCGGCGCCCGCGCGACCCGGCTGCTGACCGAGCACGGGCAGGTCACCGGCGTCGAGGTCGAGGCCGACGACGGCCCGGCGACGATCGGGGCCGGCGCGGTCGTCCTGGCCACCGGCGGCTTCGAGTACGACGACGACCTGGTCCGCGACTTCCTGCGCGGCCCGATGCGCCGGCCCGCCGGCGTACCGACCAACACCGGCGACGGCCTCCGGATGGCCATGCGGCTGGGCGCCGCGCTCGGCAACATGCGCGAGGCGTGGTGGGTGCCGGTCGTCGAGCTCCCGGGCGAGCGGGCCGACGGCGGCAACAACGTCTTCCTGATCCTGCGCGAGCGCACCCTCCCCGGTTCGCTCATCGTCAACGACCAGGGCCGGCGGTTCACCAACGAGGCCGCCAACTACAACGCCCTCGGTGGCGCCTTCCATGCCTTCGACCCGTCGTCCTTCCGCTACCAGAACCAGCCCTGCTGGCTGGTCTTCCACCACGGCTTCGCGACCCGCTACGGCTGCTTCGGCAACGCCCCGGGGGCGCCGGTGCCCGACTTCGTCGAACGTGCCGACACCCTCGCCGAACTGGCCGTGACGATCGGCGTGCCACCCGACGCCCTGGAGGCGACCGTCCGGCGCTGGAACGACCAGGTCGGCGAGGGCCGGGACAGCGACTTCGGGCGCGGCGACAGCGCGTACGACGGCTGGTGCGGCGACCGCAGCCGCTATCCCGGTCGGGCCGCCACCCTGGGCGCCCTCGACGAGGCGCCCTACTACGCCGTCCCCCTCGTGTCCTCGACCCTCGGCACCAAGGGCGGTCCCCGAACCGACGTCGACGGCCGGGTCCTCGACGTCGACGGCGCGGTCATCCCCGGGCTGTTCGCCGCCGGCAACGTGATGGCCGCACCCACCGGCATGGTCTACGGAGGCGCGGGCGGCACCCTCGGCCCCGCCATGGTGTTCGGCTACCGCGCCGGCCGCGCGGCGAGCGCCGTCGCCCGCACGGCCGTCCGCGCGGAGCAGGCGTCGTGA
- a CDS encoding NAD(P)/FAD-dependent oxidoreductase → MSATAPRIVVVGAGLAGLRVCERLRAAGHDGPITVFGDEEHPPYNRPPLSKELLRGTTTVDKLAFKQRPATEDVTWLLGTPVTAVDLTRREVTLADGSSAAYDGLVVATGVRARRLSLDGEPGTRHTIRTIEDAQRVARNLTAGTRVVVIGAGFIGCEVAATAVGLGCDVTVVEPLSAPLERAVGVEVGREVQRRHEVRGVRFALGRTVTAVIDAGEHLEIELDRGSRIPADVVIEAVGSQANTEPLAGQGLDLSNGVLCDAGLHPLRDGRAVLDVVVVGDVARFPVHGFGELPLRVEHWTMPTDMAAHAAASLLAGIAGGRADEAGFAPLPTFWSEQYGVRMQSFGVPSQGLDDVRVLEGTLGEEAAVGYHRDGRLVGVVLIGMARRMVDFRTAVSDARLTELAELAPIDATVAAG, encoded by the coding sequence GTGAGCGCGACCGCTCCCCGCATCGTCGTCGTCGGCGCCGGCCTGGCCGGCCTCCGCGTCTGCGAGCGGCTCCGCGCCGCGGGACACGACGGGCCGATCACGGTCTTCGGCGACGAGGAGCACCCGCCCTACAACCGGCCGCCACTCTCCAAGGAGCTGCTGCGGGGCACGACCACGGTCGACAAGCTCGCCTTCAAGCAGCGCCCGGCCACCGAGGACGTCACCTGGCTCCTCGGCACGCCGGTGACGGCGGTCGACCTGACCCGGCGCGAGGTGACCCTCGCCGACGGCTCCTCGGCGGCGTACGACGGCCTGGTGGTCGCCACCGGGGTCCGCGCCCGGCGGCTGAGCCTGGACGGCGAGCCCGGCACCCGGCACACGATCCGCACCATCGAGGACGCGCAGCGGGTGGCCCGCAACCTCACCGCCGGCACTCGGGTGGTCGTCATCGGGGCCGGCTTCATCGGCTGCGAGGTCGCCGCGACCGCGGTCGGCCTCGGCTGCGACGTGACGGTCGTCGAGCCGCTCAGCGCTCCGCTCGAGCGCGCGGTCGGCGTCGAGGTCGGTCGCGAGGTGCAGCGCCGCCACGAGGTGCGCGGCGTCCGGTTCGCCCTCGGCCGGACCGTGACCGCGGTGATCGACGCCGGGGAGCATCTGGAGATCGAACTCGACCGCGGCTCCCGGATCCCCGCCGACGTGGTCATCGAGGCGGTCGGCTCGCAGGCCAACACCGAGCCGCTCGCCGGGCAGGGACTCGACCTGTCGAACGGCGTGCTCTGCGACGCCGGGCTGCATCCGCTGCGCGACGGACGGGCCGTGCTCGACGTCGTCGTGGTGGGCGACGTGGCGCGCTTCCCGGTCCACGGCTTCGGCGAGCTGCCCCTGCGGGTCGAGCACTGGACGATGCCGACGGACATGGCCGCGCACGCGGCCGCGAGCCTGTTGGCGGGCATCGCCGGCGGCCGGGCCGACGAGGCCGGCTTCGCCCCACTGCCGACCTTCTGGAGCGAGCAGTACGGCGTGCGGATGCAGTCCTTCGGCGTCCCGAGCCAGGGCCTCGACGACGTCCGGGTGCTCGAGGGCACGCTGGGCGAGGAGGCCGCGGTCGGCTATCACCGGGACGGTCGGCTGGTCGGCGTGGTGCTGATCGGGATGGCCCGCCGGATGGTCGACTTCCGCACCGCCGTGTCCGACGCCCGCCTCACCGAGCTCGCCGAGCTCGCCCCGATCGACGCGACCGTGGCCGCCGGGTGA
- a CDS encoding MFS transporter: MSSPAVPTPSPARSPATVRRPGALPAWLIVLLVTVVGLNLRASLGSFPPLLDDMAGDLPLSNTAAGLLTSVAVVFMGLCAPVGQRLGTRVGAEMAVGLMMQVLALAGIMRIVAWGGLPLLFVSVALAGAAMGGISSLMPALIAHHVPRIRGLTVGLYSTGLASGVAIAAAVAVPWEHLLGGWRASVAAWGFIAAATGALWLLAVPRLRASTEGAPAATVVVDHRMPLRSRTAWWVTAFTTGNMIVGFSGLAWVTPLYASLGKSPHEAASMLVLFQIVQLLAMLTLPAITDFTTDRRPMLALMVLATCAGIALLLLDPITWAVPAVVLFGIGVGGGSTLGLVLIVDCTDSQADAARLGAMTLLIAFLAGALGPFVLGLLRDLSGGFTAGYAVMLALAGAMLAVVFRFRPGRTIHDA; encoded by the coding sequence GTGAGCTCGCCCGCGGTCCCGACACCCTCCCCGGCCCGCTCCCCGGCGACCGTCCGCCGCCCCGGCGCGCTGCCCGCCTGGCTGATCGTGCTCCTCGTCACCGTCGTCGGCCTGAACCTGCGCGCCAGCCTCGGCTCGTTCCCGCCGCTGCTCGACGACATGGCCGGCGACCTGCCGCTCAGCAACACCGCGGCCGGCCTGCTCACCTCGGTCGCCGTCGTGTTCATGGGCCTGTGCGCCCCCGTCGGGCAGCGGCTCGGCACCCGCGTCGGTGCCGAGATGGCCGTCGGGCTGATGATGCAGGTGCTGGCGCTCGCCGGCATCATGCGGATCGTCGCGTGGGGCGGGCTGCCCCTGCTGTTCGTGTCGGTGGCGCTGGCGGGTGCGGCGATGGGCGGCATCTCCTCGCTGATGCCGGCCCTCATCGCGCACCACGTGCCCCGCATCCGGGGCCTGACCGTCGGCCTCTACTCCACCGGGCTCGCGAGCGGCGTGGCGATCGCCGCCGCCGTCGCGGTGCCCTGGGAGCACCTGCTCGGCGGCTGGCGGGCCTCGGTCGCCGCCTGGGGCTTCATCGCCGCCGCGACCGGGGCGCTGTGGCTGCTCGCCGTGCCGCGACTGCGCGCCTCGACCGAGGGCGCCCCCGCGGCCACGGTGGTGGTCGACCACCGGATGCCGCTGCGCTCGCGCACCGCCTGGTGGGTGACCGCGTTCACCACCGGCAACATGATCGTCGGGTTCAGCGGCCTGGCCTGGGTCACGCCGCTCTACGCCTCGCTCGGCAAGAGCCCCCACGAGGCCGCCTCGATGCTGGTGCTCTTCCAGATCGTCCAGCTGCTCGCGATGCTGACCCTGCCGGCGATCACCGACTTCACCACCGACCGGCGTCCGATGCTGGCCCTGATGGTGCTGGCGACCTGCGCCGGCATCGCCCTGCTCCTGCTGGACCCGATCACCTGGGCGGTGCCCGCCGTCGTCCTGTTCGGCATCGGCGTCGGTGGCGGCTCCACCCTCGGCCTGGTCCTGATCGTGGACTGCACCGACAGCCAGGCCGACGCGGCCCGGCTCGGTGCGATGACCCTGCTCATCGCCTTCCTCGCCGGAGCGCTGGGACCCTTCGTGCTCGGCCTGCTGCGCGACCTCAGCGGCGGCTTCACCGCCGGGTACGCCGTGATGCTCGCCCTGGCCGGCGCGATGCTCGCCGTGGTCTTCCGGTTCCGCCCCGGTCGCACGATCCACGACGCCTGA
- a CDS encoding nuclear transport factor 2 family protein: MTATADTDLLRRLQRAEDRAEIQELAVLYGYIMDERDEEGIRRIFTADATLRSADGVFAADGLDAIVETYLGRFAALGPTNHFSHGHVVRFDAADPDLARGLLASHAEVDRNGVAMQVALRYVDEYRRDGGRWRFSARTMSYMYYLPIAELSELGHGDRAVRAYGDQRPADWPVTLRSDAGSDWLRAWV; encoded by the coding sequence ATGACCGCGACCGCCGACACCGACCTGCTCCGGCGCCTGCAGCGCGCCGAGGACCGGGCCGAGATCCAGGAGCTGGCCGTGCTCTACGGCTACATCATGGACGAGCGCGACGAGGAGGGCATCCGGCGGATCTTCACGGCCGACGCGACCCTCCGCTCGGCCGACGGCGTCTTCGCGGCCGACGGGCTGGACGCCATCGTCGAGACCTATCTCGGCCGGTTCGCGGCCCTCGGCCCGACCAACCACTTCAGCCATGGCCACGTCGTCCGGTTCGACGCCGCCGACCCGGACCTGGCCCGCGGGCTGCTCGCCAGCCACGCCGAGGTGGACCGCAACGGGGTGGCGATGCAGGTCGCGTTGCGGTACGTCGACGAGTACCGCCGCGACGGCGGGCGCTGGAGGTTCTCGGCGCGCACGATGTCCTACATGTACTACCTGCCGATCGCCGAGCTGTCCGAGCTCGGCCACGGCGACCGGGCGGTGCGGGCCTATGGCGACCAGCGCCCGGCGGACTGGCCGGTCACGCTGCGCTCCGACGCCGGCAGCGACTGGCTGCGCGCCTGGGTCTGA
- a CDS encoding FAD-dependent oxidoreductase, with product MTTGGSASAQDTAVLVVGAGLSGLATALGVALRGGSAEVFEAADLVGGAAAYSGGQVWVGANHVARREGIEDDTLELAERYVRAIAHDHPEVLDEDALRRWLAVSPEATKYWEDEGAIRWTVIPGLADYHNEADGALPAGRYLTNEVIDGGELGEWRDRLRVSPYFPVGTTYADMFVKGRRLTYVDDNETGDEQAGVQAFGLPERREDAGAEERSGDPLTFGTGVVASFLRRVLREERITIHTGHPVTELLADGSGDVLGLRATSPDGAVVERRGPVVLATSTYDWDAELVRELVGLGEDDFGSVAPDSIRGDGIRLARSVGGAVAVLPPTAIPMLPGWKSSIGSGYAYGPDYAMPHAMIVDRTGRRYCDDSYWVDIVAKTMAPDDPHLPFFLVFDEQHHQKYGLGVTPPGGDYPDGLVTSAATLRELGAALGIDGEQLEVSAAAFSEHARAGEDPDFGRGSVAYVRRFAGDPAQQPNPVLGPIEQAPFHGFRLRFVGTGIGSSGVHIDGDGHVLDESGTPIAGLYAVGSCAALTTVGTGYNSGIALGRGLALAYLVSRELCGDPVPTTTKENRA from the coding sequence GTGACGACCGGAGGAAGTGCCAGCGCCCAGGACACCGCGGTGCTCGTCGTGGGGGCCGGGCTGTCCGGCCTGGCGACCGCGCTCGGGGTGGCGCTGCGGGGCGGGAGCGCCGAGGTGTTCGAGGCGGCCGACCTGGTGGGCGGCGCGGCCGCCTACTCGGGTGGCCAGGTCTGGGTGGGCGCCAACCACGTGGCCCGTCGCGAGGGCATCGAGGACGACACCCTCGAGCTCGCCGAGCGCTACGTCCGGGCGATCGCCCACGACCATCCCGAGGTGCTCGACGAGGACGCGCTGCGCCGCTGGCTCGCCGTCTCCCCGGAGGCGACGAAGTACTGGGAGGACGAGGGCGCGATCCGCTGGACGGTCATCCCCGGCCTCGCCGACTACCACAACGAGGCGGACGGCGCCCTGCCCGCGGGGCGCTACCTGACCAACGAGGTCATCGACGGCGGCGAGCTCGGCGAGTGGCGCGACCGGCTGCGGGTCAGCCCCTACTTCCCGGTGGGCACGACCTACGCCGACATGTTCGTGAAGGGCCGCCGGCTCACCTACGTCGACGACAACGAGACGGGTGACGAGCAGGCCGGCGTCCAGGCGTTCGGGCTCCCCGAGCGGCGCGAGGACGCCGGAGCGGAGGAGCGCAGCGGCGATCCGCTGACCTTCGGGACCGGCGTCGTGGCGAGCTTCCTGCGCCGGGTGCTGCGCGAGGAGCGGATCACCATCCACACCGGCCACCCGGTCACCGAGCTCCTCGCCGACGGATCCGGCGACGTCCTGGGCCTGCGGGCCACCTCCCCCGACGGCGCCGTCGTCGAGCGCCGCGGGCCGGTGGTGCTGGCCACGAGCACCTACGACTGGGACGCCGAGCTGGTGCGCGAGCTCGTGGGGCTCGGCGAGGACGACTTCGGCAGCGTCGCCCCGGACAGCATCCGCGGCGACGGCATCCGGCTCGCCCGCTCGGTCGGGGGAGCGGTCGCCGTCCTCCCGCCCACGGCCATCCCGATGCTTCCCGGGTGGAAGTCCAGCATCGGCTCGGGCTACGCCTACGGCCCCGACTACGCCATGCCGCACGCGATGATCGTCGACCGGACCGGTCGCCGCTACTGCGACGACTCCTACTGGGTCGACATCGTCGCGAAGACGATGGCTCCCGACGACCCGCACCTCCCGTTCTTCCTCGTCTTCGACGAGCAGCACCACCAGAAGTACGGCCTCGGGGTCACCCCGCCGGGCGGCGACTACCCGGACGGGCTGGTGACCTCGGCCGCCACCCTGCGCGAGCTCGGCGCGGCGCTCGGCATCGACGGCGAGCAGCTCGAGGTGAGTGCCGCGGCGTTCAGCGAGCACGCCCGGGCCGGGGAGGACCCCGACTTCGGCCGCGGCTCGGTCGCCTATGTCCGGCGCTTCGCCGGAGACCCCGCCCAGCAGCCCAACCCGGTGCTCGGCCCGATCGAGCAGGCGCCCTTCCACGGCTTCCGGCTGCGCTTCGTCGGCACCGGCATCGGCTCGAGCGGCGTGCACATCGACGGCGACGGTCACGTCCTCGACGAGAGCGGTACGCCGATCGCCGGGCTGTACGCCGTCGGCTCGTGCGCGGCGCTGACCACGGTGGGCACCGGCTACAACTCCGGCATCGCCCTCGGGCGGGGACTCGCCCTCGCCTATCTCGTCAGCCGGGAGCTGTGTGGCGACCCGGTCCCGACCACCACCAAGGAGAACCGAGCATGA
- a CDS encoding 2-oxoacid:acceptor oxidoreductase subunit alpha, with translation MSSTVTELDRVVIRFAGDSGDGMQLTGDRFTQEAAVFGNDLSTLPNFPAEIRAPQGTIPGVSSFQLHFANYDILTPGDRPDVLVAMNPAALKANVADLPKGATVIVDTHDFTPRALAKVGYASNPLEDGSLAEFAVHALDLTGMTVEAVKDFGLSRKDAARSKNMFALGLVSWLYGREVDGTAAYLAEKFARKETIRDANIAALRAGWNFGETTETFAVSYVVKPAPVRAGRYRNITGNTALAYGLVAAGELSGLPLLLGAYPITPASDVLHELSRHKNFGIATFQAEDEIAAIGAAVGASFAGTLGVTVTSGPGVALKSEAMGLAVMTELPLVVIDVQRGGPSTGLPTKTEQSDLMQAMYGRNGEAPMPVLAARSPSDCFDAAIEAARIAVTFRTPVLLLSDGYLANGSEPWAIPDASALPRIAPDFATGPDAGDGEFWPYRRDPETLARPWAVPGTPGLEHRIGGLEKAGTVEDGSGNISYDPANHERMVHLRADKVRRVADALPPLEVDDPSGEARVLVIGWGSTYGPIGAACRRVRTAGHAIAQVHLRHLNPFPKDLGELLARYDRVVCPEMNLGQLSRLLRAEYLVDVRSITTVRGLPFGAEALAHDLLGLLGVLEQVTTTQDPEA, from the coding sequence ATGAGCAGCACGGTGACCGAGCTCGACCGGGTCGTCATCCGCTTCGCGGGAGACTCGGGCGACGGCATGCAGCTGACCGGCGACCGGTTCACCCAGGAGGCGGCGGTCTTCGGGAACGACCTGTCGACCCTGCCGAACTTCCCGGCCGAGATCCGGGCGCCCCAAGGCACCATCCCCGGCGTCTCGTCCTTCCAGCTGCACTTCGCCAACTACGACATCCTCACCCCCGGCGACCGGCCCGACGTCCTGGTCGCGATGAACCCGGCGGCACTCAAGGCCAACGTCGCGGACCTGCCCAAGGGCGCCACCGTCATCGTCGACACCCACGACTTCACCCCGCGGGCGCTGGCCAAGGTGGGCTACGCGAGCAACCCGCTCGAGGACGGCTCGCTCGCGGAGTTCGCGGTGCACGCCCTCGACCTGACCGGCATGACCGTCGAGGCGGTCAAGGACTTCGGCCTGTCCCGCAAGGACGCCGCGCGGTCGAAGAACATGTTCGCGCTCGGCCTGGTGTCCTGGCTCTACGGCCGCGAGGTCGACGGCACGGCGGCCTACCTCGCCGAGAAGTTCGCCCGGAAGGAGACCATCCGCGACGCGAACATCGCCGCGCTGCGGGCGGGCTGGAACTTCGGCGAGACCACCGAGACCTTCGCCGTGTCGTACGTCGTCAAGCCCGCCCCGGTCCGGGCGGGCCGGTACCGCAACATCACCGGCAACACCGCGCTGGCGTACGGCCTGGTCGCGGCCGGCGAGCTCAGCGGGCTGCCGCTGCTCCTGGGCGCCTACCCGATCACGCCGGCCTCCGACGTGCTCCACGAGCTGAGCCGGCACAAGAACTTCGGCATCGCGACCTTCCAGGCGGAGGACGAGATCGCGGCGATCGGCGCCGCCGTCGGTGCGTCCTTCGCCGGCACCCTCGGCGTCACGGTGACCTCCGGTCCCGGTGTCGCGCTGAAGAGCGAGGCGATGGGACTGGCCGTGATGACCGAGCTGCCGCTCGTCGTCATCGACGTCCAGCGCGGCGGGCCCTCCACCGGCCTGCCGACCAAGACCGAGCAGTCCGACCTGATGCAGGCGATGTACGGGCGCAACGGCGAGGCACCGATGCCGGTCCTCGCCGCCCGGTCGCCGAGCGACTGCTTCGACGCGGCGATCGAGGCCGCCCGGATCGCGGTCACCTTCCGGACGCCGGTCCTGCTGCTGTCCGACGGCTATCTCGCCAACGGCTCCGAGCCGTGGGCGATCCCCGACGCGAGCGCGCTGCCGCGGATCGCGCCGGACTTCGCGACCGGCCCCGACGCAGGCGACGGGGAGTTCTGGCCCTACCGCCGGGACCCGGAGACGCTGGCCCGGCCGTGGGCGGTCCCGGGGACCCCGGGCCTGGAGCACCGCATCGGCGGCCTGGAGAAGGCGGGCACCGTCGAGGACGGCAGCGGCAACATCTCCTACGACCCAGCGAACCACGAGCGGATGGTGCACCTGCGTGCCGACAAGGTACGCCGGGTCGCCGACGCGCTCCCGCCGCTGGAGGTCGACGACCCGTCGGGCGAGGCGAGGGTGCTGGTGATCGGCTGGGGCTCGACGTACGGCCCGATCGGCGCGGCCTGCCGCCGGGTCCGCACGGCCGGGCACGCCATCGCCCAGGTGCACCTGCGCCACCTCAACCCGTTCCCCAAGGATCTCGGCGAGCTCCTCGCCCGCTACGACCGGGTGGTGTGCCCGGAGATGAACCTGGGCCAGCTCAGCCGACTGCTGCGCGCGGAGTACCTGGTCGACGTCCGGTCGATCACGACCGTGCGCGGGCTGCCCTTCGGTGCGGAGGCGCTCGCCCACGACCTGCTCGGGCTGCTCGGCGTGCTCGAGCAGGTCACCACGACCCAGGACCCGGAGGCCTGA
- a CDS encoding 2-oxoacid:ferredoxin oxidoreductase subunit beta translates to MTTTDLPLPALGTALVPILADGETQTAKDFSSDQEVRWCPGCGDYAVLKAVQSFLPDLGLRRENIVFVSGIGCSSRFPYYLDTYGMHSIHGRAPSIATGIATAREDLSVWVVTGDGDALSIGGNHLIHALRRNVNMTILLFNNRIYGLTKGQYSPTSEVGKVTKSTPLGSLDHPFNPVSLALGAEATFVARTIDSDRKHLTAVLAAAAAHRGTSLVEIYQNCPIFNDGAFDAVKGPDAAQRLVRLEPGLEVTVDGQTWTHDPAEPNPARQFALSRMDEAEAVPVGIFRQVARPTYDDQARAQLAHAVETQGRGELQALLDSGDTWSVED, encoded by the coding sequence ATGACGACGACCGACCTGCCCCTGCCCGCGCTCGGGACCGCCCTGGTCCCCATCCTCGCCGACGGCGAGACCCAGACCGCCAAGGACTTCTCCAGCGACCAGGAGGTCCGCTGGTGCCCCGGCTGCGGCGACTACGCCGTGCTCAAGGCCGTCCAGTCCTTCCTCCCCGACCTCGGCCTACGCCGCGAGAACATCGTCTTCGTCTCCGGCATCGGCTGCTCCTCGAGGTTCCCCTACTACCTCGACACCTACGGCATGCACTCCATCCACGGCCGCGCACCCTCGATCGCCACCGGCATCGCCACCGCCCGCGAAGACCTCTCCGTGTGGGTCGTCACCGGCGACGGCGACGCCCTCTCCATCGGCGGCAACCACCTCATCCACGCCCTGCGCCGCAACGTCAACATGACCATCCTGCTGTTCAACAACCGCATCTACGGCCTCACCAAGGGCCAGTACTCCCCCACCAGCGAGGTCGGCAAGGTCACCAAGTCCACCCCCCTGGGCTCCCTCGACCACCCCTTCAACCCCGTCTCCCTGGCCCTGGGCGCCGAAGCCACCTTCGTGGCCCGCACCATCGACTCCGACCGCAAGCACCTCACCGCCGTGCTCGCCGCCGCGGCCGCCCACCGCGGCACCTCACTCGTCGAGATCTACCAGAACTGCCCGATCTTCAACGACGGCGCATTCGACGCCGTCAAGGGACCCGACGCCGCCCAGCGGCTGGTCCGCCTCGAGCCCGGACTCGAGGTCACCGTCGACGGCCAGACCTGGACCCACGACCCCGCCGAGCCCAACCCGGCCCGCCAGTTCGCGCTGTCCCGGATGGACGAGGCGGAGGCGGTCCCGGTCGGGATCTTCCGCCAGGTCGCCCGCCCGACGTACGACGACCAGGCCCGCGCCCAGCTCGCGCACGCCGTGGAGACCCAGGGGCGCGGCGAGCTCCAGGCGCTGCTCGACAGCGGCGACACCTGGTCGGTCGAGGACTGA
- a CDS encoding TIGR03617 family F420-dependent LLM class oxidoreductase, with protein sequence MLLDLQLDARPDAVRPRARELAAAGAAGLFTFEGPHDVFVPLAAVAGQVDADLMTNVAIAMPRSPMHLAHTAWDLQLMSGGRFRLGLGSQIQPHIEKRYGARWSPPAARMREIVGAVKAILHSWQTGERLDFRGEHTTHTLMPPTFVPGPNPFGPPPVLLGALGPVMTRTAAEVADGLLVMPFHSHRHVRERTLPAVAEGLARAGRAPGELAVHPQAIVAMGRTDAEVVAARAGVRALLAFYGSTPAYRPVLEVEGRADLQPELNRLSKTGDVAAMGALVDDALLDTIAVAGTPEECAAELHRRFGDVPGVERVCCYFPGYDPPLDQVAALAGSLRRT encoded by the coding sequence GTGCTCCTCGACCTCCAGCTCGACGCCCGCCCGGACGCCGTACGCCCGCGCGCCCGCGAGCTCGCCGCCGCCGGTGCCGCCGGGCTGTTCACCTTCGAAGGCCCCCACGACGTGTTCGTGCCCCTCGCCGCCGTCGCCGGTCAGGTCGACGCCGACCTGATGACCAATGTCGCGATCGCGATGCCGCGCTCGCCGATGCACCTGGCCCACACCGCGTGGGACCTCCAGCTGATGTCGGGCGGGCGGTTCCGGCTGGGCCTGGGCTCCCAGATCCAGCCCCACATCGAGAAGAGGTACGGCGCCCGGTGGTCGCCTCCCGCCGCGCGCATGCGGGAGATCGTCGGCGCCGTCAAGGCGATCCTGCACTCCTGGCAGACCGGCGAGCGGCTGGACTTCCGCGGCGAGCACACCACCCACACGCTGATGCCGCCGACGTTCGTCCCGGGACCGAACCCGTTCGGGCCCCCTCCGGTCCTGCTCGGCGCCCTCGGCCCGGTGATGACCCGCACCGCCGCCGAGGTGGCCGACGGCCTGCTGGTCATGCCCTTCCACAGCCACCGCCACGTCCGCGAGCGCACCCTGCCCGCCGTCGCCGAGGGACTGGCCCGCGCCGGGCGGGCGCCGGGCGAGCTCGCGGTGCACCCGCAGGCGATCGTGGCGATGGGACGCACCGACGCCGAGGTGGTCGCCGCCCGAGCGGGGGTGCGCGCGCTGCTCGCGTTCTACGGCTCCACGCCGGCGTACCGGCCGGTGCTCGAGGTCGAGGGCCGAGCCGACCTCCAGCCCGAGCTCAACCGACTCTCCAAGACCGGCGACGTCGCCGCGATGGGCGCCCTCGTCGACGACGCACTGCTCGACACGATCGCGGTCGCCGGCACCCCCGAGGAGTGCGCGGCCGAGCTCCACCGCCGCTTCGGCGACGTCCCCGGCGTCGAGCGGGTGTGCTGCTACTTCCCCGGCTACGACCCGCCGCTGGACCAGGTGGCGGCGCTGGCCGGGTCCCTCCGTCGCACCTGA